Proteins from a genomic interval of Papaver somniferum cultivar HN1 chromosome 4, ASM357369v1, whole genome shotgun sequence:
- the LOC113273175 gene encoding uncharacterized protein LOC113273175: MAVAEFTLSNLTVSHAVSESTTVNEMISMVKQYCPYVPEDLVLFGYTVDGISHVINHDLELRFFIHYCISKGIDVLKFNIQFKIRVDSVPPSSSVAPSSSSSSCVSNNEVAVVEELTDDSSLIKKVPKKSNAWENILIGVGQVFESVKYCRDTVKKYGFHSGYKTQIRKSDKKRYIMKCKNKKSKNCSWTFHASLFTNTKDEFRASKKKKTTTDVIDPLHLEYGIDLTYNLAYHGLQFTKECLWGDDIKSYSDFVWYKESIERYNLGSVVKFEYDGLTKQFQRFFVAFKASTTGFNNCCRPMLFIDCTFLTGKFKGGLMVACGKTDNQGSPFVLFVPHERNIPVPKGKSRQTAVKLFEECYTALTKEKFYAAAKSVSNLKLDSVIDWMVKIPFQNWAAHAFLGERFGENTSNIAESFNNVIKHDKRLQSLELIDCICAKVMEKNYKRLVEFSKWTSKLTPRMQARLNKRVTDWRFYKFRRSSGKVFKIISPTGKHTVEDAKTCTCNWWQKHSFPCTHSMKIMLQIGPDEPYKYIIPYYTIEY, encoded by the exons ATGGCTGTTGCAGAATTCACTTTATCCAATTTGACCGTATCGCATGCTGTTTCGGAATCAACTACTGTCAACGAGATGATTAGTATGGTGAAACAATACTGTCCTTATGTCCCTGAAGACCTCGTACTTTTTGGTTACACTGTAGATGGAATTTCACATGTGATTAATCACGATTTGGAGTTGAGGTTTTTTATTCACTACTGCATCTCGAAAGGGATTGATGTGTTGAAGTTTAACATCCAGTTTAAGATTCGCGTTGATTCTGTTCCTCCCTCTTCTTCTGTTGCTCCTTCTTCGTCATCATCAAGTTGTGTTTCAAACAACGAGGTGGCTGTTGTAGAAGAGTTGACGGATGATTCATCTTTGATCAAAAAGGTCCCCAAGAAGTCAAATGCTTGGGAAAACATCTTAATCGGAGTAGGGCAGGTTTTTGAAAGTGTTAAATATTGTCGTGATACTGTTAAGAAGTATGGATTTCATAGTGGTTACAAAACTCAAATACGTAAGAGTGACAAGAAACGTTACATTATGAAGTGTAAGAACAAGAAAAGTAAAAATTGTAGCTGGACGTTTCATGCATCTCTCTTTACCAATACTAAAG ATGAATTTCGagcatcaaagaagaagaagactacaACTGATGTCATAGATCCGCTCCATCTGGAATATGGTATTGATCTCACGTATAATCTGGCATACCATGGTTTACAGTTCACTAAAGAGTGTCTTTGGGGTGATGACATCAAGTCCTATTCAGACTTTGTTTGGTATAAAGAATCAATTGAACGTTATAATCTTGGAAGCGTCGTCAAGTTTGAGTATGATGGTTTAACGAAGCAGTTCCAAAGGTTTTTTGTTGCTTTCAAAGCTTCCACTACTGGTTTCAATAATTGTTGTCGTCCGATGTTATTTATTGATTGTACTTTTCTCACTGGGAAGTTTAAGGGTGGTCTTATGGTTGCTTGCGGGAAAACTGATAACCAAG GCTCACCATTCGTACTGTTTGTACCACATGAAAGGAATATTCCGGTTCCAAAGGGAAAGAGTAGGCAAACTGCTGTGAAGTTGTTTGAAGAGTGCTACACTGCGTTAACAAAGGAGAAATTTTATGCTGCTGCCAAGAGTGTGAGCAATCTGAAGCTGGATTCGGTGATTGATTGGATGGTAAAGATTCCATTCCAGAACTGGGCTGCTCATGCATTTCTAGGAGAAAGGTTTGGTGAGAACACATCAAACATTGCTGAGAGTTTTAACAATGTGATTAAGCATGATAAGCGGCTTCAATCACTTGAGCTTATCGATTGTATTTGTGCTAAGGTAATGGAGAAGAACTACAAGAGGTTGGTGGAGTTTAGTAAGTGGACTTCAAAGCTTACTCCTCGGATGCAGGCTAGGCTCAACAAAAGGGTGACTGACTGGCGTTTTTACAAGTTCCGAAGATCAAGTGGTAAAGTTTTTAAGATCATTTCTCCTACTGGAAAGCACACAGTCGAGGATGCTAAGACATGCACTTGCAATTGGTGGCAGAAGCATAGTTTCCCTTGCACCCATTCAATGAAAATAATGTTGCAAATTGGGCCAGATGAACCTTACAAGTACATCATTCCATATTATACCATCGAGTACTAG